ATCAGAAAGTTTCCACCACCCGCCTTTCCACGGAAGAGGGAAATTCACACTCTTTTTATACTCTGACAACCCTTTACCGCCTACGTTTAACTCATTGGGTTCTATATAAATAGGAGATGCAAGATGCGCACTTGCACACTCTGTAAGAAAGCTGATAACATTTTTCCAAAGGCAGGTTTCTGTTGATCCGGGCCAGTAGTTATCAAAAATATAATTATATGATACTCCGGCTTCACCTTTGGCTGTCATATCTTTGATTACATTTGCTCCGAATACTTCCATCCAGTTCCAAAGCCCTGCATCCACATTAACAGCAATAGGATCGTGGTTCGGCGGTACAAAAAACCGTGCGCCTGTGGATCCCATCTGGTGTTTCTCAACCATAACCTGAGGAAACCACTCTAATGAAAATAGTCTTGAGATGACCTGTGTTTCTTTTTGAGAAAGAGTAACAAAATCGCGGTTATCATCGTGCCCCACATACTTATGATATAAACCGGGCATTGAACATCCGTCATATTTTGTATTTTTATACTTTTTATAATGTGCAACAATCATATCCATACCGTCAGGATTATGACACGGGATCATCATATATACCACATTTTTCAGATAATTACGAATTTCAGGATCAGTGCTTGTAATAAGCCTATATGCAATCAGCGGAGCTGCCTGAGACGGCCCGACCTCATTTGAATGCATTGAAAGAGTTGCTATAAAAAACACCCTGCCTTTTGCAACAAGTGCATTTCTTTCGGATTCAGACA
This portion of the bacterium genome encodes:
- a CDS encoding peptidase M14, with protein sequence MKVQRSFVLIFTLILFSMALTVSPSIFGAVTSPLEQFGFTPGDDGRLLTYEEMISYLKKLESESPMIKLVPIGKSTLGKTMYAAFISDAENINRLDELKEINKRLAIDPNLSESERNALVAKGRVFFIATLSMHSNEVGPSQAAPLIAYRLITSTDPEIRNYLKNVVYMMIPCHNPDGMDMIVAHYKKYKNTKYDGCSMPGLYHKYVGHDDNRDFVTLSQKETQVISRLFSLEWFPQVMVEKHQMGSTGARFFVPPNHDPIAVNVDAGLWNWMEVFGANVIKDMTAKGEAGVSYNYIFDNYWPGSTETCLWKNVISFLTECASAHLASPIYIEPNELNVGGKGLSEYKKSVNFPLPWKGGWWKLSD